In Burkholderia contaminans, the following proteins share a genomic window:
- the clpA gene encoding ATP-dependent Clp protease ATP-binding subunit ClpA: MIAQELEVSLHMAFMEARQARHEFITVEHLLLALLDNPTAAEVLRACAANIEDLRQNLRNFIHDNTPTVPGTDDVDTQPTLGFQRVIQRAIMHVQSTSNGKKEVTGANVLVAIFGEKDSHAVYYLQQQGVTRLDVVNFISHGIAKTNNGEAAKSSDANAESEDANAQKETPLAQFTQNLNQMAKDGRIDPLIGREPEVERVVQVLCRRRKNNPLLVGEAGVGKTAIAEGLAYRITRGEVPDILANAQVYSLDMGALLAGTKYRGDFEQRLKTVLKELKERPHAILFIDEIHTLIGAGAASGGTLDASNLLKPALSSGVLKCIGATTFTEYRGIFEKDAALSRRFQKVDVTEPSVEQTVAILRGLKSRFEEHHGVKYSSGALSAAAELSARFITDRHLPDKAIDVIDEAGAAQRILPKSKQKKTIGKSEIEEIISKIARVPPQSVSQDDRSKLQTLDRDLKSVVFGQDPAIDALAASIKMARAGLGKMDKPIGAFLFSGPTGVGKTEVARQLAFTLGIELIRFDMSEYMERHAVSRLIGAPPGYVGFDQGGLLTEAVTKKPHCVLLLDEIEKAHPDIFNVLLQVMDHGTLTDNNGRKADFRNVIIIMTTNAGAESMQKATIGFTTRRETGDEMTDIKRLFTPEFRNRLDSIISFRSLDEEIIMRVVDKFLIQLEEQLHEKKVDALFTDALRKHLAKHGFDPLMGARPMQRLIQDTIRRALADELLFGKLVNGGHVTVDVDESDKVQLSFDKLANPPHKPNEEAVEVE; encoded by the coding sequence ATGATTGCCCAGGAATTGGAAGTCAGCCTGCACATGGCGTTCATGGAAGCACGCCAGGCGCGCCATGAGTTCATTACGGTCGAGCACCTGCTGCTGGCCCTGCTGGATAATCCGACGGCAGCCGAGGTGTTGCGCGCGTGTGCGGCCAACATCGAGGACTTGCGTCAGAACCTGCGCAATTTCATCCACGACAACACACCTACCGTCCCGGGTACCGACGATGTCGATACCCAGCCGACGCTCGGTTTCCAGCGCGTGATCCAGCGCGCGATCATGCACGTCCAGTCGACGTCGAACGGCAAGAAGGAAGTGACCGGCGCGAACGTGCTGGTCGCGATCTTCGGCGAGAAGGATTCGCATGCCGTGTACTACCTGCAGCAGCAGGGCGTCACGCGCCTCGACGTCGTGAACTTCATTTCGCACGGCATCGCGAAGACGAACAACGGCGAAGCCGCGAAGTCGTCCGACGCGAATGCGGAAAGCGAAGACGCGAATGCGCAGAAGGAAACCCCGCTCGCGCAATTCACGCAGAACCTGAACCAGATGGCGAAGGACGGCCGCATCGATCCGCTGATCGGTCGCGAGCCCGAGGTCGAGCGCGTGGTCCAGGTGCTGTGCCGCCGCCGCAAGAACAATCCGCTGCTCGTCGGCGAAGCCGGCGTCGGCAAGACCGCGATCGCGGAAGGGCTCGCCTATCGCATCACGCGCGGCGAAGTGCCGGACATCCTCGCGAACGCGCAGGTCTACTCGCTCGACATGGGCGCGTTGCTCGCGGGCACCAAGTACCGCGGCGACTTCGAGCAACGTCTGAAGACGGTGCTGAAGGAGCTGAAGGAGCGTCCGCACGCGATCCTGTTCATCGACGAGATCCACACGCTGATCGGCGCGGGCGCCGCGTCGGGCGGCACGCTCGATGCGTCGAACCTGCTGAAGCCGGCGCTGTCGTCCGGCGTGCTCAAGTGCATCGGCGCGACCACGTTCACCGAATATCGCGGCATCTTCGAGAAGGACGCGGCGCTGTCGCGGCGCTTCCAGAAGGTCGACGTGACGGAGCCGAGCGTCGAGCAGACGGTCGCGATCCTGCGCGGGCTGAAGTCGCGCTTCGAAGAGCATCACGGCGTCAAGTATTCGTCGGGCGCACTGTCGGCCGCAGCCGAACTGTCGGCGCGCTTCATTACCGACCGTCACCTGCCGGACAAGGCAATCGATGTGATCGATGAAGCGGGCGCCGCTCAGCGCATCCTGCCGAAGTCGAAGCAGAAGAAGACGATCGGCAAGAGCGAGATCGAGGAAATCATCTCGAAGATCGCGCGCGTGCCGCCGCAGAGCGTATCGCAGGACGACCGCAGCAAGCTGCAGACGCTCGACCGCGACCTGAAGAGCGTCGTGTTCGGCCAGGATCCGGCGATCGATGCGCTCGCAGCCTCGATCAAGATGGCGCGCGCGGGCCTCGGCAAGATGGACAAGCCGATCGGCGCGTTCCTGTTCTCCGGCCCGACGGGTGTCGGCAAGACCGAAGTGGCGCGCCAGCTCGCGTTCACGCTCGGCATCGAGCTGATCCGCTTCGACATGTCGGAATACATGGAGCGTCATGCGGTGAGCCGGCTGATCGGCGCGCCGCCGGGCTATGTCGGGTTCGACCAGGGCGGCCTGCTGACCGAGGCCGTCACGAAGAAGCCGCATTGCGTGCTGCTGCTCGACGAAATCGAGAAGGCGCATCCGGACATCTTCAACGTGCTGCTGCAGGTGATGGACCACGGCACGCTGACGGACAACAACGGCCGCAAGGCGGATTTCCGCAACGTCATCATCATCATGACGACGAACGCGGGCGCCGAGTCGATGCAGAAGGCGACGATCGGCTTCACGACGCGCCGCGAAACCGGCGACGAGATGACCGACATCAAGCGCCTGTTCACGCCGGAGTTCCGCAACCGCCTGGATTCGATCATCAGCTTCCGCTCGCTCGATGAGGAAATCATCATGCGCGTGGTCGACAAGTTCCTGATCCAGCTCGAGGAACAGCTGCACGAGAAGAAGGTCGACGCGCTCTTCACCGACGCGTTGCGCAAGCATCTCGCGAAGCACGGCTTCGACCCGCTGATGGGCGCGCGGCCGATGCAGCGGCTGATCCAGGACACGATCCGGCGCGCGCTGGCCGACGAGCTGCTGTTCGGCAAGCTCGTCAACGGCGGGCACGTGACGGTCGACGTCGACGAAAGCGACAAGGTGCAGTTGTCGTTCGACAAGTTGGCGAATCCGCCGCACAAGCCGAACGAAGAGGCGGTCGAAGTCGAGTAA
- the clpS gene encoding ATP-dependent Clp protease adapter ClpS: MAIIPDKQDSTVLERKQQKLKPPSMYKVVLLNDDFTPMEFVVMVVQEYFKKDRETATQIMLKVHREGRGVCGVYTRDIASTKVEQVVTHARQAGHPLQCVMEEA, from the coding sequence ATGGCGATTATCCCGGACAAGCAGGACAGCACCGTCCTGGAACGCAAGCAGCAGAAGCTCAAGCCGCCTTCGATGTACAAGGTGGTGCTGCTGAACGACGACTTCACGCCGATGGAATTCGTTGTGATGGTGGTCCAGGAGTATTTCAAGAAGGATCGCGAGACGGCCACGCAGATCATGCTGAAGGTCCATCGCGAAGGGCGAGGGGTTTGTGGGGTCTATACGCGGGACATCGCGTCGACCAAGGTTGAGCAAGTCGTTACCCATGCGCGGCAGGCAGGGCATCCGCTGCAGTGCGTGATGGAGGAAGCATGA
- a CDS encoding cold-shock protein has product MATGIVKWFNDAKGFGFITPDEGGEDLFAHFSAITMNGFKTLKEGQKVSFDVVQGPKGKQASNIQAA; this is encoded by the coding sequence ATGGCAACTGGTATCGTTAAGTGGTTCAACGACGCGAAGGGCTTCGGTTTCATCACTCCCGATGAGGGCGGTGAGGATCTGTTTGCGCACTTCTCGGCTATCACCATGAATGGCTTCAAGACGCTGAAGGAAGGCCAGAAGGTGAGCTTTGACGTCGTTCAAGGACCGAAGGGCAAGCAAGCGTCGAACATCCAGGCCGCATAA
- the icd gene encoding NADP-dependent isocitrate dehydrogenase: MPYQHIKVPEGGDKITVNKDFSLNVSDQPIIPYIEGDGTGFDITPVMIKVVDAAVAHAYKGQRKIHWMEIFAGEKATKVYGPDVWLPDETLQVLKEYVVSIKGPLTTPVGGGIRSLNVALRQELDLYVCLRPVQYFKGVPSPVREPQKIDMVIFRENSEDIYAGIEWAAGSEQAKKVIKFLQDEMGVKKIRFPETSGIGVKPVSTEGTERLVRKAIQYAIDNDRKSVTLVHKGNIMKFTEGLFRDAGYALAQKEFGGELIDGGPWMRVKNPKTGNEIVIKDSIADAFLQQILLRPAEYDVIATLNLNGDYISDALAAQVGGIGIAPGANLSDSVAMFEATHGTAPKYAGKDYVNPGSEILSAEMMLRHLGWTEAADTIIAAMEKSILQKRVTYDFARLMEGATQVSCSGFGEVLIENM, encoded by the coding sequence ATGCCGTATCAGCACATCAAGGTTCCGGAAGGCGGTGACAAGATCACCGTCAACAAGGACTTCTCGCTCAACGTTTCCGATCAGCCGATCATTCCCTATATCGAAGGCGACGGTACGGGCTTCGATATCACGCCGGTCATGATCAAGGTGGTGGACGCGGCGGTCGCGCATGCCTACAAGGGCCAGCGCAAGATCCACTGGATGGAGATTTTCGCGGGCGAGAAGGCGACGAAGGTGTACGGTCCGGACGTGTGGCTCCCGGACGAAACGCTGCAGGTGCTCAAGGAATACGTGGTGTCGATCAAGGGGCCGCTCACGACCCCGGTCGGCGGCGGCATCCGTTCGCTGAACGTCGCGCTGCGCCAGGAACTCGACCTGTACGTGTGCCTGCGCCCGGTGCAGTACTTCAAGGGCGTGCCGTCGCCGGTGCGCGAGCCGCAAAAGATCGACATGGTGATCTTCCGCGAGAACTCGGAAGACATCTACGCGGGCATCGAATGGGCCGCGGGCTCCGAGCAGGCGAAGAAGGTGATCAAGTTCCTGCAGGACGAGATGGGCGTGAAGAAGATCCGCTTCCCGGAAACGTCGGGGATCGGCGTCAAGCCCGTGTCGACGGAAGGCACCGAGCGTCTCGTGCGCAAGGCGATCCAGTATGCGATCGACAACGATCGCAAGTCGGTCACGCTGGTGCACAAGGGCAACATCATGAAGTTCACGGAAGGCCTGTTCCGTGACGCCGGCTATGCGCTCGCGCAGAAGGAATTCGGCGGCGAGCTGATCGACGGCGGCCCGTGGATGCGCGTGAAGAACCCGAAGACGGGCAACGAGATCGTAATCAAGGATTCGATCGCCGATGCGTTCCTGCAGCAGATCCTGTTGCGCCCGGCCGAATACGACGTGATCGCCACGCTGAACCTGAACGGCGACTACATCTCCGACGCGCTGGCCGCGCAGGTCGGCGGCATCGGGATCGCGCCGGGTGCGAACCTGTCGGATTCGGTCGCGATGTTCGAAGCGACGCACGGCACCGCACCGAAGTACGCCGGCAAGGATTACGTGAACCCCGGTTCCGAGATCCTGTCCGCGGAAATGATGCTGCGCCACCTCGGCTGGACGGAAGCAGCCGATACGATCATCGCCGCGATGGAGAAGTCGATCCTGCAGAAGCGCGTCACGTACGACTTCGCGCGCCTGATGGAAGGTGCGACGCAGGTGTCGTGCTCGGGCTTCGGTGAAGTGCTGATCGAGAACATGTAA
- a CDS encoding pseudouridine synthase: MNLIALNKPFGTICQFSAHETRPSLGDWVKTPGVYAAGRLDADSEGLLLLTDDGALQARIAEPRHKLVKRYWAQVEGAPGPADLKALARGVDLGDYVTRPCRAEFIEPPDTLWPRNPPIRYRAAIPTTWIELAITEGKNRQVRRMTAAVGFPTLRLVRVGIGALDIFALGIAPGETIALPPRAPWEGFAAAG; the protein is encoded by the coding sequence ATGAACCTGATCGCCCTCAACAAGCCGTTCGGCACGATTTGCCAGTTTTCCGCGCACGAGACGCGCCCGTCGCTCGGCGACTGGGTAAAAACGCCCGGCGTCTACGCGGCCGGCCGGCTGGACGCGGACAGCGAGGGGCTGCTGCTGCTCACCGACGACGGCGCGCTGCAGGCGCGCATCGCGGAGCCGCGCCACAAGCTCGTCAAGCGCTACTGGGCGCAGGTCGAGGGCGCGCCGGGCCCCGCCGACCTGAAGGCGCTCGCGCGCGGCGTCGACCTCGGCGACTACGTGACGCGTCCGTGCCGCGCCGAATTCATCGAACCGCCCGACACGCTGTGGCCGCGCAATCCGCCGATCCGCTACCGCGCCGCGATCCCGACGACGTGGATCGAGCTTGCGATCACGGAGGGCAAGAACCGTCAGGTGCGCCGGATGACGGCGGCCGTCGGCTTCCCGACGCTGCGCCTGGTGCGTGTCGGCATCGGCGCACTGGATATATTCGCGCTCGGCATTGCACCGGGAGAAACGATCGCACTGCCGCCACGCGCACCGTGGGAGGGTTTCGCGGCCGCCGGATGA
- a CDS encoding DUF192 domain-containing protein codes for MQFSLRSSLGRLARAAVFPAALAVMAFGMQAASAQVPPGAKQPSEFPRVKLRAGMYVIDAAVAANDPDREQGLMYRSQLAPNEGMLFVFNENAVHCFWMKNTLIPLSIAFIRADGTITDIDEMKAETTDNHCPRNNGVYALEMSKGWFAAKGIKPGMKLEGLPKAQ; via the coding sequence GTGCAATTCTCCCTGCGCTCGTCGCTCGGCCGCCTTGCGCGCGCCGCCGTGTTTCCCGCCGCACTCGCCGTCATGGCGTTCGGCATGCAGGCCGCCAGCGCGCAAGTGCCGCCCGGCGCCAAGCAGCCGAGCGAATTCCCGCGTGTGAAGCTGCGCGCCGGCATGTACGTGATCGACGCGGCCGTCGCCGCGAACGACCCCGACCGCGAACAGGGGCTGATGTACCGTTCGCAGCTCGCGCCGAACGAAGGCATGCTGTTCGTGTTCAACGAGAACGCCGTGCATTGCTTCTGGATGAAGAACACGCTGATCCCGCTGTCGATCGCGTTCATCCGCGCGGACGGCACGATCACCGACATCGACGAGATGAAGGCCGAGACGACCGACAACCACTGCCCGCGCAACAACGGCGTCTATGCGCTCGAAATGAGCAAGGGCTGGTTCGCGGCGAAGGGCATCAAGCCCGGCATGAAGCTCGAAGGCCTGCCGAAGGCCCAGTGA
- a CDS encoding multicopper oxidase family protein, with amino-acid sequence MIRRTFLSHAIGVAAASLFARAAWAQHAGHAGMAGMDSMDDMPGMSGMPGMAGHGPRGKSAPAALAAADALPAGAPLAALRTLANESREPGMFRATLVAQPVARPMLHGARPTTFWQFGAGTQGPIVGPLIDVREGDTVEIRFVNKLPQPSTIHWHGLPVPPDQDGNPSDPVAPGASRVYRFTLPKGSAGTYWYHPHPHMMTAEQVFRGLAGPFVVRAVDDPLVGWPERNLFVSDLKLARDGTIAPNDMMDWMNGREGQFVLVNGARRPRIDVAGDERWRVWNACSARYLRVAFDDGRAFEHAGTDGGLFDAPRRVTSLLIAPGERAELLVRAGDRASRAVLQAAEYDRRKMSMSHDDGHGSLPPDPALALADVAFAPAAARALPATLRAVPSLGEPVAHKEVAFGEEMDMDAMMKGAAHGRPAGMRFTINGDTYAPHRTTLTSRRGDVERWTIRNGTDMDHPFHLHGTQFQVIERASGGSRTSEPFRAWRDTVNVRSGETVTILVTQDMPGERMFHCHILEHEDLGMMGTLKVV; translated from the coding sequence ATGATACGGAGAACCTTCCTGTCGCATGCCATTGGTGTCGCGGCCGCGTCGCTGTTCGCGCGTGCCGCGTGGGCGCAGCATGCCGGTCACGCCGGCATGGCCGGCATGGACTCGATGGACGACATGCCCGGCATGTCGGGCATGCCAGGGATGGCGGGTCACGGGCCGCGCGGCAAGTCCGCACCGGCCGCGCTCGCGGCCGCCGACGCGCTGCCGGCCGGCGCGCCGCTCGCGGCGCTGCGCACGCTTGCGAACGAAAGCCGCGAGCCCGGCATGTTCCGGGCCACGCTGGTGGCGCAGCCGGTGGCGCGCCCGATGCTGCACGGCGCACGGCCGACCACGTTCTGGCAGTTCGGCGCGGGTACGCAGGGCCCCATCGTCGGTCCACTGATCGACGTGCGCGAGGGCGACACGGTCGAGATCAGGTTCGTGAACAAGCTGCCGCAGCCGTCGACGATCCACTGGCACGGCCTGCCCGTGCCACCTGACCAGGACGGCAATCCGTCCGATCCGGTTGCACCCGGCGCGTCGCGCGTGTACCGCTTCACGTTGCCGAAGGGGAGCGCCGGCACTTACTGGTACCACCCGCATCCGCACATGATGACGGCCGAACAGGTCTTCCGCGGGCTCGCCGGCCCGTTCGTCGTGCGCGCCGTGGACGATCCGCTGGTGGGCTGGCCCGAGCGCAACCTGTTCGTGTCGGACCTGAAGCTTGCGCGCGACGGCACGATTGCACCGAACGACATGATGGACTGGATGAACGGCCGTGAAGGCCAGTTCGTGCTGGTCAACGGCGCCCGCCGGCCGCGGATCGATGTCGCGGGCGACGAGCGCTGGCGCGTGTGGAACGCGTGCAGCGCGCGCTATTTGCGCGTCGCGTTCGACGACGGCCGCGCGTTCGAGCACGCAGGCACCGACGGCGGCCTGTTCGACGCGCCGCGCCGTGTCACGTCGCTGTTGATCGCGCCGGGCGAACGGGCGGAGTTGCTGGTCCGCGCCGGCGACCGCGCGTCGCGCGCCGTGCTGCAGGCGGCCGAATACGACCGCCGCAAGATGTCGATGTCGCACGATGACGGGCACGGCAGCCTGCCGCCCGATCCGGCGCTGGCCCTGGCCGACGTCGCATTCGCGCCTGCCGCCGCACGTGCGCTGCCGGCGACCCTGCGCGCGGTGCCGTCGCTGGGCGAACCGGTCGCGCACAAGGAGGTCGCGTTCGGCGAGGAGATGGACATGGACGCGATGATGAAAGGCGCGGCGCACGGCCGCCCGGCGGGCATGCGCTTCACGATCAACGGCGACACCTACGCGCCGCATCGCACGACGCTGACGAGCCGCCGTGGCGACGTCGAGCGCTGGACGATCCGCAACGGCACCGACATGGATCACCCGTTCCACCTGCACGGCACGCAGTTCCAGGTGATCGAGCGCGCGTCGGGCGGTTCGCGCACGAGCGAGCCGTTCCGTGCATGGCGCGATACGGTGAACGTGCGCAGCGGCGAAACCGTGACGATTCTCGTCACGCAAGACATGCCCGGAGAGCGCATGTTTCACTGCCACATTCTCGAACACGAGGATCTCGGCATGATGGGCACGCTGAAGGTCGTGTAA
- a CDS encoding NADP-dependent isocitrate dehydrogenase, translated as MSTSPKIIYTLTDEAPALATYSLLPIVKAFTRSSGVAVETRDISLAGRIIAAFADILPPEQKGSDDLAELGQLTLKPEANIIKLPNISASVPQLKAAIAELQAQGYKLPAYPEDPSTDEEKAVKARYDKIKGSAVNPVLREGNSDRRAPLSVKNYARKHPHKMGAWKATSKAHVAHMTEGDFYGSEKSALIADAGSVKIELTTTDGAKKVLKEKTAVKAGEVIDASVMSRNALRSFIEAQIADAKAQDVLFSVHLKATMMKVSDPILFGHFVSVFYRDALAKHADVLAQVGFNPNNGIGDLYARLKDLPADTREAIEADVKAEYAVRPRLAMVNSDKGITNLHVPSDVIVDASMPAMIRDSGGMWGPDGQLYDAKAVIPDRCYAGVYQAVIEDCKQHGAFDPVTMGSVPNVGLMAQAAEEYGSHDKTFQIPADGVVRVTDEAGNVLLEHAVEAGDIWRMCQTKDAPVQDWVKLAVNRARATGAPAVFWLDPARAHDAQIIAKVERYLKDHDTNGLDIRVMTPVDATRFSLERIRAGKDTISVTGNVLRDYLTDLFPIMELGTSAKMLSIVPLMAGGGMFETGAGGSAPKHVQQFVEEGFLRWDSLGEFLALAASLEHLGNAYRNPKAVVLAKTLDQATGKFLDENKSPARKVGGLDNRGSHFYLCLYWAQALAEQTEDAALKAQFEGVAKALSDSEARILEELAAAQGKAQAIGGYYRPNVDLTSQAMRPSATLNGIVDAVA; from the coding sequence ATGTCCACTTCGCCCAAGATCATCTACACCCTCACCGACGAAGCGCCCGCGCTCGCGACCTATTCGCTGCTGCCGATCGTCAAGGCCTTTACGCGCTCGTCCGGCGTCGCCGTCGAAACGCGCGACATCTCGCTCGCCGGCCGCATCATCGCGGCATTCGCGGACATCCTGCCGCCCGAGCAGAAGGGTTCCGACGATCTGGCCGAACTGGGCCAGCTCACGCTGAAGCCGGAAGCGAACATCATCAAGCTGCCGAACATCAGCGCATCGGTGCCGCAGCTCAAGGCCGCGATCGCCGAACTGCAGGCACAGGGCTACAAGCTGCCGGCCTATCCGGAAGATCCGTCGACGGACGAAGAGAAGGCGGTCAAGGCCCGCTACGACAAGATCAAGGGCAGCGCGGTGAACCCGGTGCTGCGCGAAGGCAACTCCGACCGCCGCGCGCCGCTGTCGGTCAAGAACTACGCCCGCAAGCATCCGCACAAGATGGGCGCGTGGAAGGCCACGTCGAAGGCCCACGTCGCGCACATGACCGAAGGCGACTTCTACGGCAGCGAGAAGTCGGCGCTGATCGCCGATGCCGGCAGCGTGAAGATCGAACTGACGACGACCGACGGCGCGAAGAAGGTGCTGAAGGAAAAGACGGCCGTGAAGGCCGGTGAAGTGATCGACGCGTCGGTGATGAGCCGCAACGCGCTGCGCAGCTTCATCGAAGCGCAGATCGCCGACGCGAAGGCGCAGGACGTGCTGTTCTCGGTGCACCTGAAGGCGACCATGATGAAGGTCTCGGACCCGATCCTGTTCGGTCACTTCGTGTCGGTGTTCTACCGCGACGCGCTCGCGAAGCACGCCGACGTGCTGGCGCAGGTCGGCTTCAACCCGAACAACGGTATCGGCGACCTGTACGCGCGCCTGAAGGACCTGCCGGCCGACACGCGCGAAGCGATCGAAGCCGACGTCAAGGCCGAATACGCGGTGCGTCCGCGCCTGGCGATGGTCAACTCGGACAAGGGCATCACGAACCTTCACGTGCCGAGCGACGTGATCGTCGACGCATCGATGCCGGCGATGATCCGCGATTCGGGCGGCATGTGGGGCCCGGACGGCCAGTTGTACGACGCGAAGGCCGTGATTCCGGACCGCTGCTACGCAGGCGTCTACCAGGCTGTGATCGAGGACTGCAAGCAGCATGGCGCGTTCGATCCGGTCACGATGGGCAGCGTGCCGAACGTCGGCCTGATGGCGCAGGCGGCTGAAGAATACGGTTCGCACGACAAGACGTTCCAGATCCCGGCGGATGGCGTCGTGCGCGTCACCGACGAAGCGGGCAACGTGCTGCTCGAGCATGCCGTGGAAGCGGGCGACATCTGGCGCATGTGCCAGACGAAGGATGCACCGGTGCAGGACTGGGTCAAGCTCGCGGTCAACCGCGCACGCGCGACCGGCGCACCGGCCGTGTTCTGGCTCGATCCGGCTCGCGCACACGACGCGCAGATCATCGCGAAGGTCGAGCGTTACCTGAAGGATCACGACACGAACGGCCTCGACATCCGCGTGATGACGCCGGTCGACGCCACACGTTTCTCGCTCGAACGGATCCGCGCGGGCAAGGACACGATCTCGGTGACCGGCAACGTGTTGCGCGACTACCTGACCGACCTGTTCCCGATCATGGAACTCGGCACCAGCGCGAAGATGCTGTCTATCGTGCCGCTGATGGCCGGCGGCGGGATGTTCGAAACGGGTGCAGGCGGCTCCGCGCCGAAGCACGTGCAGCAGTTCGTCGAGGAAGGCTTCCTGCGCTGGGATTCGCTCGGCGAATTCCTCGCGCTGGCCGCGTCGCTCGAACACCTCGGCAACGCATACCGGAACCCGAAGGCGGTCGTGCTCGCGAAGACGCTCGACCAGGCGACCGGCAAGTTCCTGGACGAGAACAAGTCGCCGGCGCGCAAGGTCGGCGGCCTCGACAACCGCGGCAGTCACTTCTACCTGTGCCTGTACTGGGCGCAGGCGCTGGCCGAGCAGACCGAGGACGCGGCGCTGAAGGCACAGTTCGAAGGCGTGGCGAAGGCGCTGTCCGACAGCGAAGCGCGCATCCTGGAAGAACTGGCGGCTGCGCAGGGCAAGGCGCAGGCCATCGGCGGCTACTACCGTCCGAATGTCGACCTGACGAGCCAGGCCATGCGCCCGAGCGCGACGCTGAACGGCATCGTCGACGCGGTCGCCTGA